Proteins from a single region of Nocardioides anomalus:
- a CDS encoding ABC transporter ATP-binding protein, translated as MTTTAPQQPAPKGGKAMARTERIESPMGGPGRGPMGGAMVGQKAMTFGPSAQRLVRRMAPERNRALAVVALAVASVFLLAYGPRLLGHATDEIFGAFLAQRPVDFDAVRRILLEVLGVYVVGSVLAWGQGYLLNDVVQGTVRRMRGDVEDKLNALPLEYFDKQPRGELMSRVTNDIDNVSQTLQQTMSQLLTSLLTVVAVIAMMLWISPLLALIALVSVPISMFVTAKIMKRSQGQFIAQWRRTGALNAHIEESFSGHALVTVFGRREQVERDFAEQNDALYEASFKAQFVSGLIMPVMMFLGNLNYVVVAVVGGLRVAHGTLTLGEVQAFIQYSRQFTQPLTAVASMMNLLQSGVASAERVFELLDADEQRPDPEASRLAGARTSATVSGEVRFEHVSFAYEPDEPLIEDLSLVASPGQTVAIVGPTGAGKTTLVNLVMRFYELDGGRITLDGTDITELPRAALRGRIGMVLQDTWLFQGTIRDNIRYGRPDATDEELLEAARATFVDRFVHSLPDGYDTLVDEDGGNLSAGERQLLTIARAFLADPSLLILDEATSSVDTRTELLLQQAMAALRSDRTSFVIAHRLSTIRDADLILVMEAGRIVEQGTHDELLAAGGAYARLHQSQFAAAVA; from the coding sequence ATGACGACCACCGCGCCCCAGCAGCCCGCCCCCAAGGGCGGCAAGGCCATGGCGAGGACCGAGCGCATCGAGTCGCCCATGGGCGGCCCCGGTCGCGGCCCGATGGGTGGCGCGATGGTCGGGCAGAAGGCGATGACCTTCGGCCCGTCCGCCCAGCGGCTCGTGCGGCGGATGGCGCCCGAGCGCAACCGTGCGCTCGCGGTCGTCGCCCTCGCGGTGGCCAGCGTCTTCCTCCTGGCCTACGGCCCCCGCCTGCTCGGGCACGCCACCGACGAGATCTTCGGTGCGTTCCTGGCCCAGCGGCCGGTGGACTTCGACGCCGTGCGCCGGATCCTGCTCGAGGTCCTCGGCGTGTACGTCGTGGGGTCGGTCCTGGCCTGGGGCCAGGGCTACCTGCTCAACGACGTGGTGCAGGGCACCGTGCGGCGGATGCGCGGCGACGTCGAGGACAAGCTCAACGCGCTGCCGCTGGAGTACTTCGACAAGCAGCCCCGCGGCGAGCTGATGAGCCGCGTCACCAACGACATCGACAACGTCAGCCAGACGCTGCAGCAGACGATGAGCCAGCTGCTCACCTCGCTGCTGACGGTCGTCGCCGTGATCGCGATGATGCTGTGGATCTCGCCGCTGCTCGCCCTCATCGCGCTGGTCTCGGTCCCGATCTCGATGTTCGTGACGGCCAAGATCATGAAGCGCTCGCAGGGCCAGTTCATCGCCCAGTGGCGCCGCACCGGCGCGCTCAACGCCCACATCGAGGAGTCGTTCTCCGGCCACGCGCTGGTCACGGTGTTCGGCCGGCGCGAGCAGGTCGAGCGCGACTTCGCCGAGCAGAACGACGCGCTCTACGAGGCGTCGTTCAAGGCGCAGTTCGTGAGCGGGCTGATCATGCCGGTGATGATGTTCCTCGGGAACCTCAACTACGTCGTCGTCGCCGTGGTCGGCGGCCTGCGCGTCGCGCACGGCACGCTCACCCTGGGCGAGGTGCAGGCCTTCATCCAGTACTCCCGCCAGTTCACCCAGCCGCTCACCGCGGTGGCCTCGATGATGAACCTGCTCCAGTCCGGCGTGGCCTCCGCCGAGCGCGTCTTCGAGCTCCTCGACGCCGACGAGCAGCGCCCGGACCCGGAGGCTTCGAGGCTCGCTGGCGCTCGCACCTCAGCCACCGTGAGCGGCGAGGTGCGCTTCGAGCACGTGTCGTTCGCCTACGAGCCCGACGAGCCGCTCATCGAGGACCTGTCCCTGGTCGCGAGCCCGGGCCAGACCGTGGCCATCGTCGGCCCGACCGGCGCCGGCAAGACCACGCTGGTCAACCTGGTGATGCGCTTCTACGAGCTCGACGGCGGCCGGATCACCCTCGACGGCACCGACATCACCGAGCTGCCGCGGGCCGCGCTGCGCGGCCGGATCGGGATGGTGCTGCAGGACACCTGGCTCTTCCAGGGCACCATCCGCGACAACATCCGCTACGGCCGCCCCGACGCGACCGACGAGGAGCTGCTCGAGGCCGCGCGGGCGACGTTCGTGGACCGGTTCGTGCACTCGCTGCCCGACGGCTACGACACGCTCGTCGACGAGGACGGCGGCAACCTCTCGGCCGGCGAGCGCCAGCTGCTCACCATCGCGCGGGCCTTCCTGGCCGACCCGTCGCTGCTCATCCTGGACGAGGCGACCTCGTCGGTGGACACCCGCACCGAGCTGCTGCTCCAGCAGGCCATGGCCGCGCTGCGCAGCGACCGGACGTCGTTCGTCATCGCCCACCGGCTCTCCACGATCCGCGACGCCGACCTGATCCTGGTCATGGAGGCCGGCCGGATCGTCGAGCAGGGCACACACGACGAGCTGCTGGCCGCGGGCGGTGCGTACGCCCGACTCCACCAGTCGCAGTTCGCGGCCGCCGTAGCCTGA
- a CDS encoding sensor histidine kinase: MPDPHDLWGERGRPRPRQVVFDGVVAGAFTLLALLPAGQQPVVLVVATLAMGLALLVRRVSWRAMCGLAAATGVLQLVAGQLDVLADLGYAAVFFMLGAHPRRGVRRFGLAAAAGSAVVLAVAVGVDGMDAVDGVSTPFAVVGSAAMAALVAGGGWAAGFVRWQNRARITAQVQAGLEQERTRMAADMHDLVAHTWAVVAAQADGARYSLGTPDGEQKAAAALDLIAETARGSIGDLRELLAELRYAPGTDLVTRMRASGMDLRLTQHGDPRAEHRGLLAEALTNALKHGDLSHPVHVEEDARQGYRLVVRNRRRSGSAAPGTGSGLVGMRERVERDGGHLTARPDGPDWVLRAEVS, encoded by the coding sequence GTGCCGGACCCGCACGACCTCTGGGGCGAACGGGGTCGGCCGCGCCCGCGGCAGGTGGTGTTCGACGGCGTCGTGGCGGGAGCGTTCACGCTGCTGGCGCTGCTGCCCGCCGGTCAGCAGCCGGTCGTGCTGGTGGTGGCCACGCTGGCCATGGGGCTGGCCCTGCTCGTGCGCCGGGTGTCGTGGCGCGCGATGTGCGGCCTGGCGGCCGCGACCGGCGTGCTCCAGCTCGTCGCCGGCCAGCTCGACGTCCTGGCCGACCTGGGCTACGCCGCGGTCTTCTTCATGCTCGGCGCGCACCCGCGACGCGGCGTGCGCCGGTTCGGGCTCGCGGCCGCGGCCGGCTCGGCCGTGGTGCTCGCGGTCGCGGTGGGCGTCGACGGGATGGACGCGGTCGACGGCGTCTCCACGCCGTTCGCGGTGGTGGGCTCGGCGGCGATGGCCGCGCTGGTCGCGGGCGGCGGGTGGGCGGCCGGCTTCGTCCGCTGGCAGAACCGCGCCCGCATCACCGCGCAGGTGCAGGCCGGGCTGGAGCAGGAGCGGACCCGGATGGCCGCCGACATGCACGACCTGGTCGCGCACACGTGGGCCGTGGTCGCCGCGCAGGCCGACGGCGCGCGCTACTCCCTCGGGACGCCGGACGGCGAGCAGAAGGCGGCCGCAGCGCTCGACCTCATCGCGGAGACGGCCCGCGGGTCGATCGGCGACCTGCGCGAGCTGCTGGCCGAGCTGCGCTACGCGCCCGGCACCGACCTGGTCACCCGGATGCGCGCGTCCGGGATGGATCTGCGCCTGACCCAGCACGGCGACCCGCGCGCGGAGCACCGCGGCCTGCTCGCCGAGGCGCTGACCAACGCCCTCAAGCACGGCGACCTGTCGCACCCGGTGCACGTCGAGGAGGACGCGCGGCAGGGCTACCGTCTGGTCGTGCGCAACCGGAGGCGGAGCGGCTCGGCCGCTCCGGGCACGGGCAGCGGGCTGGTCGGAATGCGCGAGCGCGTGGAGCGCGACGGCGGCCACCTCACCGCCCGCCCGGACGGACCGGACTGGGTGCTCCGCGCGGAGGTGTCGTGA
- a CDS encoding response regulator, with product MTRIALVDDQAMFRAGIAMVLDSQPDLEVVGEAGDGDEVEALVAEVRPDVVVMDVRMPRVDGVTATRRLTAVVDAPRVLVLTTFDLDEAAVAAIEAGASGFVLKDARPETLLAAVRAVAGGDQVVAAGATRTLLERFRTPRATPGREYDELTPREREILLRAAAGLSNAEIAAVEHLSEATVKTHVSRILAKLGLRDRVQLVVYAYEHGLL from the coding sequence GTGACCCGCATCGCGCTGGTCGACGACCAGGCCATGTTCCGGGCCGGCATCGCCATGGTCCTGGACAGCCAGCCCGACCTCGAGGTCGTGGGCGAGGCCGGCGACGGCGACGAGGTCGAGGCGCTGGTGGCCGAGGTCCGCCCGGACGTGGTGGTCATGGACGTCCGCATGCCCCGCGTCGACGGCGTCACCGCGACCCGGCGGCTCACCGCGGTCGTCGACGCGCCGCGCGTCCTGGTCCTGACGACCTTCGACCTCGACGAGGCGGCCGTCGCCGCGATCGAGGCCGGTGCGAGCGGCTTCGTGCTCAAGGATGCCCGCCCGGAGACCCTGCTGGCCGCGGTCCGCGCGGTGGCCGGCGGCGACCAGGTCGTGGCGGCCGGCGCGACCCGCACGCTGCTCGAGCGGTTCCGCACGCCACGTGCCACCCCGGGCCGCGAGTACGACGAGCTCACCCCCCGCGAGCGCGAGATCCTGCTGCGCGCCGCGGCCGGGCTGTCGAACGCCGAGATCGCCGCGGTCGAGCACCTGTCCGAGGCCACCGTGAAGACCCACGTCTCGCGGATCCTGGCCAAGCTCGGGCTGCGCGACCGGGTCCAGCTCGTGGTCTACGCCTACGAGCACGGGCTCCTCTGA
- a CDS encoding ABC transporter ATP-binding protein translates to MDSLLSFRSVSKLYGDGPGAVRALDEVTVVVPRGGFTAVMGPSGSGKSTFMNVAAGLDDVTAGEVLLDGQPLHALDDRARTVLRRTHVGFVFQSFNLVPTLDVRENVLLPFELAGRRLSAEDHAWVEHLLGVLGLADRVTHRPGELSGGQQQRVAIARALAPRPAVVLADEPTGNLDTRSSREVLGLLRTAAREYGQTIVMVSHDPVAASYADRVLVLADGRLVGDHDAMSPQQIAELLIGFEVAREGGAA, encoded by the coding sequence GTGGACTCCCTCCTCTCCTTCCGCTCGGTGAGCAAGCTGTACGGCGACGGCCCCGGCGCGGTCCGCGCCCTCGACGAGGTCACGGTGGTGGTGCCGCGCGGCGGCTTCACCGCGGTGATGGGACCGTCGGGCTCGGGCAAGTCGACGTTCATGAACGTCGCCGCCGGGCTCGACGACGTCACCGCGGGCGAGGTGCTGCTCGACGGCCAGCCGCTGCACGCCCTCGACGACCGGGCCCGCACCGTGCTCCGGCGCACCCACGTCGGCTTCGTGTTCCAGTCCTTCAACCTGGTCCCGACCCTCGACGTGCGCGAGAACGTCCTGCTGCCGTTCGAGCTGGCCGGACGCCGGCTGAGCGCGGAGGACCACGCGTGGGTCGAGCACCTGCTCGGCGTCCTCGGCCTGGCCGACCGGGTCACCCACCGGCCCGGCGAGCTCTCCGGCGGTCAGCAGCAGCGCGTGGCGATCGCCCGCGCGCTGGCCCCGCGGCCGGCCGTCGTCCTGGCCGACGAGCCGACCGGCAACCTCGACACCCGCAGCTCGCGAGAGGTCCTCGGGCTGCTGCGCACCGCGGCCCGGGAGTACGGCCAGACCATCGTCATGGTCAGCCACGACCCCGTCGCCGCGTCGTACGCCGACCGCGTGCTGGTCCTCGCCGACGGCCGCCTGGTCGGCGACCACGACGCGATGAGCCCGCAGCAGATAGCCGAGCTGCTCATCGGCTTCGAGGTGGCCCGCGAGGGAGGTGCCGCGTGA
- a CDS encoding ABC transporter permease yields MSPSLVVGSRREVGTVGLVAAMCGGYASTILLGSDLLAVSADSGGGSGAASLLLGAVASVFIAIAVYVAAVVIANGVDTVVAGRLRQIALLRLLGADAASLRRAVVRGVVGVAALGAVVGTVLGALVGDLVREVLVARGSLPEGDYVWFPALAAPAAVVVVAAAAASAWVGSRGVLRAAPAQALAGAATPPAADRRVGRRRRWATGLLLSSGGLVLLGAAALGESRPEAAFLLAAFGAMVSGTGVLVGARLVVPTLVALASRLLGSDPPSRLAARNAVREPGRTTRSTMGLVIGVTLVTTFAAGFAALRDSVASWQLDADRVAQTDRILRDVSVIMICVVVVSSAIAAVGFVSTMSLSVIQRTREIGLLRALGFTARQVRVMITQESVALSATAIGFGLALGLLYGALGAQALVGFETDGFVWGVPGLALVCIAGAGVALVLAASWVPSSRAVAVAPVEALRTA; encoded by the coding sequence GTGAGCCCGTCGCTGGTGGTCGGCTCCCGGCGCGAGGTCGGCACCGTCGGGCTGGTGGCCGCCATGTGCGGCGGCTACGCGAGCACCATCCTGCTGGGCAGCGACCTGCTCGCCGTGTCCGCGGACTCCGGCGGCGGCTCGGGCGCGGCGTCGCTCCTGCTCGGCGCGGTGGCGTCGGTGTTCATCGCGATCGCGGTGTACGTCGCGGCCGTGGTCATCGCCAACGGGGTGGACACCGTCGTGGCCGGGCGCCTGCGCCAGATCGCCCTGCTGCGCCTGCTCGGCGCCGACGCCGCCTCGCTGCGCCGCGCGGTCGTCCGCGGGGTCGTGGGCGTCGCGGCCCTCGGTGCCGTGGTCGGCACCGTGCTGGGCGCGCTCGTGGGCGACCTGGTCCGCGAGGTGCTCGTCGCACGGGGGAGCCTGCCCGAGGGCGACTACGTGTGGTTCCCGGCCCTGGCCGCCCCGGCCGCGGTGGTCGTGGTCGCGGCCGCCGCGGCATCGGCGTGGGTCGGCTCGCGCGGCGTGCTCCGGGCCGCTCCGGCGCAGGCGCTCGCGGGCGCCGCGACCCCACCGGCGGCGGACCGCCGGGTCGGGCGCCGGCGCCGGTGGGCCACCGGGCTGCTGCTGTCCTCCGGCGGGCTCGTCCTGCTGGGGGCCGCGGCCCTGGGGGAGAGCCGGCCGGAGGCGGCGTTCCTGCTCGCGGCGTTCGGGGCGATGGTCTCCGGCACCGGCGTGCTCGTCGGCGCGCGCCTCGTCGTGCCGACCCTGGTCGCGCTCGCGTCCCGCCTGCTGGGCAGCGACCCGCCGAGCCGGCTGGCGGCCCGCAACGCGGTCCGCGAGCCCGGGCGCACCACCCGCTCCACGATGGGGCTGGTCATCGGCGTGACCCTCGTGACGACGTTCGCCGCCGGCTTCGCCGCGCTGCGCGACTCGGTCGCGTCGTGGCAGCTCGACGCCGACCGGGTGGCCCAGACCGACCGGATCCTGCGCGACGTCTCGGTCATCATGATCTGCGTGGTGGTGGTCAGCTCGGCCATCGCGGCCGTGGGCTTCGTCAGCACCATGTCGCTCAGCGTCATCCAGCGCACCCGCGAGATCGGCCTGCTGCGCGCGCTCGGCTTCACCGCCCGCCAGGTCCGGGTCATGATCACCCAGGAGTCGGTGGCGCTGTCGGCGACCGCGATCGGATTCGGGCTGGCCCTGGGACTGCTGTACGGCGCGCTCGGCGCCCAGGCCCTGGTCGGCTTCGAGACCGACGGCTTCGTGTGGGGCGTGCCCGGCCTGGCCCTGGTCTGCATCGCCGGCGCCGGGGTGGCGCTCGTCCTCGCGGCGTCCTGGGTGCCGTCCTCGCGGGCCGTCGCGGTCGCGCCGGTCGAGGCGCTGCGCACCGCCTGA
- a CDS encoding SRPBCC family protein, with product MTTIRHRVGAVAPLADVHAALTTIPGLSAWWTTDTAGDPAPGGTIAFRFGDVGGFDMEVLEIAPDTVRWRVSDGPEEWIDTQVGFALSRSGDHTIVLFTHEDWREVNEFHSHCSTKWAAFLLSLKEYVETGTGRPHPDDVSISDWH from the coding sequence ATGACCACCATCCGTCACCGGGTCGGCGCCGTCGCCCCGCTCGCCGACGTCCACGCCGCGTTGACCACCATCCCCGGGCTGAGCGCCTGGTGGACCACCGACACCGCGGGCGACCCCGCGCCGGGCGGGACCATCGCCTTCCGCTTCGGCGATGTCGGCGGTTTCGACATGGAGGTGCTCGAGATCGCCCCCGACACCGTGCGGTGGCGCGTGAGCGACGGGCCCGAGGAGTGGATCGACACCCAGGTCGGCTTCGCGCTGAGCCGCAGCGGGGACCACACGATCGTGCTCTTCACCCACGAGGACTGGCGCGAGGTGAACGAGTTCCACTCCCACTGCAGCACGAAGTGGGCGGCGTTCCTGCTCAGCCTCAAGGAGTACGTCGAGACCGGCACCGGCCGGCCGCACCCCGACGACGTGAGCATCAGCGACTGGCACTGA